In one Diabrotica virgifera virgifera chromosome 7, PGI_DIABVI_V3a genomic region, the following are encoded:
- the LOC126888891 gene encoding uncharacterized protein LOC126888891: protein MTNNIQEKIRAISRSNPVFFARTRDDLIASDNAACISTELHNLNKKSVGNTDINKTENEAFGNFWKKWRKGFEKGKGYNTKSIGKRYREISGIDDMSEKQIIKKMKNYFGDAVESVRSPRQNEPTIFLRKFSKEQAIETIVHNHDESDTLSFSFGASEQHILVKICQTIRSEINKMSTEPDLKKKNVCVLCTHVRSYTSII, encoded by the coding sequence ATGACTAATaatatacaagaaaaaataaGAGCTATATCACGAAGCAACCCTGTGTTCTTTGCGAGAACTAGAGACGACTTAATTGCCTCGGATAATGCCGCTTGCATTTCAACTGAATTACACAATCTGAATAAAAAATCTGTTGGAAATACTGATATTAACAAaacagaaaatgaagcatttggAAACTTTTGGAAGAAATGGAGAAAGGGTTTTGAGAAAGGTAAAGGATACAATACAAAATCGATTGGCAAAAGGTATCGTGAAATTAGTGGCATTGACGACATGAGCGagaaacaaataattaaaaaaatgaagaactATTTTGGGGATGCTGTTGAATCAGTAAGGTCTCCTAGACAAAACGAGCCAACAATATTTTTAAGGAAGTTCTCGAAAGAACAGGCAATTGAAACAATCGTGCACAACCACGACGAATCTGACACTCTCAGTTTCAGTTTCGGTGCATCGGAGCAACACATTCTAGTCAAAATCTGCCAAACTATCCGAAGTGAGATAAACAAGATGTCAACTGAGCCcgacttaaaaaaaaagaatgtgtgtgtactttgtacgcacgtaagaagttatacttctattatatga